A genomic window from Synechococcus sp. CBW1107 includes:
- a CDS encoding L,D-transpeptidase, protein MASPMTPERFQDRFEAFRGEPQQVSGVWTLHAAIAALPGSETVLDEQAPWALTFSQKPAAPPAPAVPSGGLDPRGSEEVGMAGPQKAAPVQPGDTYLLVNDRDQDMEAYDHTGAFLWTIPCLARGQGADTDWSHNSTDTPPGLYKLGQLYADYEQNPNPPCSDTAMGYGWYSFDMEELENQEVAVGRAGIMLHGGGSACGWPGAWAPQQPLHPTLGCVRLHNADLRDKVLPLYRQGTVYVGVFQEKK, encoded by the coding sequence ATGGCCAGCCCCATGACCCCCGAGCGGTTCCAGGACCGCTTTGAAGCCTTCCGCGGTGAACCCCAGCAGGTTTCCGGCGTCTGGACCCTGCATGCCGCGATCGCTGCACTTCCCGGCAGCGAGACCGTCCTCGATGAGCAGGCCCCCTGGGCGCTCACCTTCAGCCAGAAACCCGCTGCGCCCCCGGCGCCGGCAGTCCCCAGCGGCGGCCTCGATCCCCGCGGTTCAGAGGAAGTCGGCATGGCCGGCCCCCAGAAGGCTGCCCCGGTCCAGCCCGGCGACACCTACCTGCTGGTGAATGACCGGGACCAGGACATGGAGGCCTACGACCACACCGGGGCCTTCCTCTGGACAATCCCCTGCCTGGCCCGCGGCCAGGGCGCCGACACCGACTGGAGCCACAACAGCACTGACACCCCGCCAGGCCTCTACAAGCTCGGCCAGCTCTACGCCGACTACGAGCAGAACCCCAACCCGCCCTGCTCCGACACCGCCATGGGCTACGGCTGGTACTCCTTCGACATGGAGGAGCTGGAGAACCAGGAGGTGGCCGTTGGCCGGGCCGGGATCATGCTCCATGGCGGCGGCTCGGCCTGCGGCTGGCCCGGGGCTTGGGCACCGCAGCAGCCCCTGCACCCCACCCTCGGTTGCGTACGCCTGCACAACGCCGATCTGCGCGACAAGGTGCTGCCCCTCTACCGCCAGGGCACCGTCTATGTGGGGGTCTTCCAGGAAAAAAAGTGA